In the genome of Microvirga lotononidis, one region contains:
- the repC gene encoding plasmid replication protein RepC, producing the protein MDHISSTPFGRPLSLAMVAARVKAEHCPPETIAEKWKVLDNLREAKQALGVSDRALSVLNALLTFHQDTTLSLEADLIVYPSNRSLLLRANGMAPATLRRNLAALVHAGLVIRRDSPNGKRYARKGEGGQIEQAFGFDLSPLVARSAEFEKLAGEARAAAKARYLLREEISLLRRDISQTILMCLEEGLPGPWRSLADRFQALGAMPARNADVLLLEGVAKDLRALWRDVDKCLTDHLKQENMSTNESHSERHHQNSNTDPSNDSESGYRIEKEGTVTPDPEASRQPVRAFALGIVLQACPDIAMYTRGGEGITTWRGLSEAATVVRPILGISPSAWAEACEVMGHDNAAITVAAILQRAEAIRSPGAYLRNLTGRARAGQFSLGPVLMALLRVASAQEKKHA; encoded by the coding sequence ATGGATCACATCTCATCGACGCCCTTCGGGCGGCCGCTCTCGCTTGCCATGGTGGCTGCGAGGGTGAAGGCGGAGCATTGCCCACCCGAGACCATCGCCGAGAAATGGAAGGTGCTCGACAACCTTCGGGAAGCCAAGCAGGCCCTTGGGGTGTCGGATCGGGCGCTCAGTGTTCTCAACGCTCTCTTGACGTTCCATCAGGACACGACTCTCTCCCTTGAGGCGGACCTGATCGTCTATCCTTCGAACCGATCCCTGCTGCTTCGTGCCAATGGCATGGCGCCAGCAACGCTCCGCAGGAATCTGGCAGCTCTTGTCCATGCGGGCCTGGTGATCCGCAGGGACAGCCCGAATGGCAAGCGGTATGCCCGAAAAGGGGAGGGCGGGCAGATCGAACAGGCCTTCGGGTTCGACTTGAGCCCGCTCGTAGCCCGTTCGGCCGAGTTCGAGAAGCTTGCCGGGGAAGCGCGGGCCGCGGCGAAGGCTCGGTATCTGCTGCGGGAGGAAATCAGCCTCCTGAGACGGGATATCTCGCAAACGATCCTCATGTGCCTCGAGGAGGGACTGCCTGGTCCCTGGCGTTCTCTTGCGGATCGCTTCCAGGCGCTTGGCGCGATGCCGGCACGAAACGCTGACGTCCTTCTCCTCGAGGGAGTGGCGAAGGATCTGCGGGCGCTCTGGCGGGACGTGGATAAGTGCCTGACGGATCATCTGAAACAGGAGAATATGAGCACCAATGAGTCTCATAGTGAGCGCCACCATCAGAATTCAAACACTGACCCCTCAAATGATTCTGAAAGCGGCTATCGAATAGAGAAAGAAGGAACCGTCACACCTGATCCTGAAGCCTCGAGGCAGCCGGTGAGGGCGTTCGCGTTGGGTATTGTGCTTCAAGCCTGCCCGGACATCGCCATGTACACGAGGGGCGGGGAGGGGATTACGACTTGGCGTGGGCTGTCCGAAGCGGCCACTGTTGTTCGTCCGATCCTAGGCATCAGTCCGAGCGCATGGGCTGAGGCCTGCGAGGTAATGGGACATGACAATGCGGCCATCACTGTTGCTGCAATTCTTCAGAGAGCGGAAGCCATCCGCAGCCCTGGCGCATATCTGCGCAACCTTACAGGACGAGCGAGGGCAGGGCAGTTTTCCCTCGGACCTGTGTTGATGGCGTTGTTGCGTGTTGCGAGCGCCCAGGAGAAGAAGCACGCTTAG
- a CDS encoding Rap1a/Tai family immunity protein produces MKYWIYLTAALLLSSTPSLAQSNFTGNARYNGCKTASEGISKDPFNEGVCVGLVTSIFFWGSSLNEENRFCPPTGSNPSQALKIVLSHMNSHPEILHLDFRSITGYALRAAWPCTH; encoded by the coding sequence ATGAAATACTGGATTTACTTGACGGCAGCACTGCTTCTCTCGTCAACGCCTAGCTTAGCACAAAGCAACTTTACTGGTAACGCAAGATATAACGGCTGCAAGACCGCATCCGAAGGCATAAGCAAAGATCCATTCAATGAAGGCGTATGTGTTGGCTTAGTTACTTCAATATTTTTTTGGGGCTCCAGTCTAAACGAAGAAAACAGGTTCTGCCCACCAACTGGTTCCAACCCTAGTCAAGCTTTGAAGATAGTGCTTTCACATATGAATTCACATCCTGAGATACTGCACCTCGATTTCAGGAGCATAACTGGTTATGCGTTGCGGGCAGCCTGGCCTTGCACGCACTAG
- the repB gene encoding plasmid partitioning protein RepB, whose product MKESFSGVERENEELREKLAAAVVVQEIDPNLIDPSPIADRFREHEDAGFEALKESIKARGQEVPVLLRVHPTEAGRYQSAYGHRRIRAARELGKPVRAVVRALTDEDLVVAQGVENSARQDLSFIERAVFAARLEDAGHERSVVQDALSIDRAEASKLVSVAKAVPADIIEAIGRAPKIGRPRWQALVDAMKVHRGAVKAIRAVISKPDFLARDTDARFLKVLSVATHAADEAPNRKAEALTVVAATGRKIARVTSSGRDVKISFDRGLDAAFASFLVEQIPTLFASYTEVNGKGEDGEGDALANEQREQE is encoded by the coding sequence ATGAAGGAATCGTTCTCGGGTGTTGAGCGGGAAAACGAGGAGCTTCGCGAGAAGCTCGCCGCAGCCGTCGTGGTCCAGGAGATTGATCCGAACCTTATTGACCCCTCACCCATTGCCGACCGCTTTCGCGAACACGAGGATGCCGGCTTTGAGGCCCTGAAGGAGTCAATCAAGGCTCGCGGTCAGGAAGTCCCCGTTCTCCTGCGTGTCCATCCGACCGAAGCGGGCCGGTATCAAAGCGCCTATGGCCATCGGCGCATCCGGGCCGCCCGCGAACTCGGCAAGCCCGTGCGGGCCGTCGTTCGAGCGCTGACCGATGAGGACCTGGTTGTTGCTCAGGGCGTCGAGAACTCCGCTCGTCAGGATCTGAGCTTCATTGAGCGCGCTGTGTTCGCCGCTCGCCTCGAGGACGCCGGGCATGAAAGATCCGTGGTTCAGGATGCCCTCTCAATCGACCGTGCTGAGGCCTCCAAGCTAGTCTCCGTGGCAAAAGCGGTTCCGGCCGACATCATCGAGGCCATCGGACGTGCCCCGAAGATTGGCCGCCCCCGGTGGCAGGCTCTGGTAGATGCCATGAAGGTTCATCGAGGCGCCGTGAAAGCGATAAGGGCAGTCATCAGCAAGCCTGACTTCTTGGCCCGCGATACGGACGCACGCTTCCTTAAAGTGCTGTCAGTGGCGACCCACGCGGCTGACGAGGCACCGAACAGGAAGGCCGAGGCCCTGACCGTCGTTGCAGCTACTGGCCGGAAGATTGCCCGGGTGACCAGCTCAGGGCGTGATGTGAAGATTTCGTTCGATCGGGGACTGGACGCAGCGTTCGCGTCCTTCCTGGTGGAGCAGATCCCAACCTTGTTTGCCTCCTACACGGAAGTGAACGGGAAGGGCGAAGACGGCGAGGGCGATGCTCTCGCTAACGAGCAACGTGAACAGGAGTAG
- a CDS encoding WGR domain-containing protein, translating into MPDEFRSPIKHHVVLHQIDPEQGSRRVYSLMIEKDLFGVVRLVCHWGRVGTRGQEAVTEFPTEGDAAEALEALASVKRRQGYRDL; encoded by the coding sequence ATGCCTGACGAGTTCCGCTCTCCAATCAAGCACCATGTTGTCCTGCATCAGATTGACCCGGAGCAGGGCAGCCGGCGCGTTTACTCGCTCATGATCGAAAAGGATTTGTTCGGCGTCGTGCGCCTGGTCTGCCATTGGGGGAGGGTAGGGACACGAGGCCAAGAAGCCGTCACAGAGTTCCCGACTGAGGGCGATGCCGCCGAAGCCCTGGAAGCGTTGGCGAGCGTGAAGCGGCGGCAAGGATATCGAGACCTGTAA